Proteins from a single region of Ruficoccus amylovorans:
- a CDS encoding putative toxin-antitoxin system toxin component, PIN family yields the protein MNVPVWVIDTNVLVSAVLTPGGNCDKILRAAIEGKIRLAWSSQMLAEYRMVLSRPKFKLLPAFVAAILTSFGPATQVTPSEAPELPDPDDEVFLGTALCTPDQILVTGNTAHFPPEVCTPVQILTPAKAVQLLGTR from the coding sequence ATGAACGTTCCCGTATGGGTCATTGACACCAACGTTTTAGTGTCTGCCGTCCTCACTCCCGGCGGCAACTGCGACAAGATACTCCGCGCCGCCATCGAGGGAAAGATACGCCTCGCTTGGTCCTCGCAAATGCTCGCTGAGTACCGGATGGTTTTATCGCGTCCGAAATTCAAACTGCTGCCTGCTTTCGTGGCCGCCATTCTTACCTCGTTCGGCCCTGCAACGCAGGTTACCCCCTCCGAAGCCCCCGAACTTCCCGACCCCGACGACGAAGTGTTTCTAGGAACGGCCCTGTGCACCCCCGATCAAATTCTAGTGACGGGAAACACCGCCCATTTCCCGCCTGAAGTATGCACACCGGTCCAGATATTAACCCCCGCGAAGGCTGTTCAATTGCTGGGTACAAGGTGA
- a CDS encoding type II toxin-antitoxin system prevent-host-death family antitoxin, with protein sequence MFSYCLDKIGQSSYGCDMVSFISTRELSKQPGRVMRKANAEGPQVITQNGVPAAYLVPASGNGIESDLDALRRLLMSRALDAAQAEAARSGASELTMDEIDAEIAAARSERKARKQKSKQA encoded by the coding sequence ATGTTCAGCTATTGCCTTGATAAAATCGGACAATCGTCCTACGGTTGCGACATGGTCTCTTTCATATCAACCCGTGAACTCTCCAAGCAGCCCGGCAGGGTCATGCGCAAGGCCAACGCCGAAGGCCCCCAGGTCATCACTCAGAACGGGGTGCCTGCGGCTTACCTTGTTCCGGCCAGCGGCAACGGGATCGAGTCGGATCTGGACGCGCTGCGTCGCCTGCTCATGAGTCGGGCACTGGATGCCGCACAGGCAGAAGCCGCCCGCAGTGGAGCCAGTGAGCTGACGATGGACGAGATTGACGCCGAAATCGCCGCCGCCCGCAGCGAACGCAAAGCCCGCAAGCAGAAATCCAAGCAGGCATGA
- a CDS encoding rolling circle replication-associated protein: MIHKVDGPRIWLNLPDGTQQRFGPPTQGELKKNFALEKNIEYMAHHFGIERLGFLTLTFADNVTNFREAQRRFNSFRSNILGKNFEASVVVVEPQKRGAVHYHLVVVCRSDIRTGFDFTAFRECQNEYRTNGKTARFYALLKQ; the protein is encoded by the coding sequence ATGATTCATAAGGTGGACGGGCCAAGAATCTGGCTCAATCTACCGGACGGCACGCAACAACGCTTCGGCCCTCCGACTCAGGGCGAACTCAAGAAGAACTTCGCGCTGGAAAAGAATATCGAGTACATGGCCCATCACTTCGGGATCGAGCGGTTGGGCTTCCTGACGCTGACCTTTGCCGATAACGTGACGAACTTCCGTGAAGCGCAACGCCGGTTTAATTCGTTCCGCTCAAACATCCTTGGCAAGAACTTCGAGGCCTCGGTTGTTGTGGTCGAACCCCAGAAACGCGGGGCGGTTCATTATCATCTGGTGGTTGTCTGCCGGTCGGATATCCGCACAGGCTTTGACTTCACGGCCTTCCGGGAGTGTCAGAACGAATACCGCACCAACGGCAAGACCGCCCGTTTCTATGCCCTGCTCAAGCAGTAG
- a CDS encoding DUF433 domain-containing protein produces the protein MDACIVKRDPNIMSGALCFTGTRVPVRNLFDSLRSGESLQDFMEDFPGVSREQIMAVLEASESQLNKLTR, from the coding sequence ATGGACGCATGTATTGTGAAACGTGACCCGAACATCATGAGCGGTGCGCTTTGCTTCACTGGTACGCGTGTGCCGGTGCGCAATCTGTTTGATTCTTTGCGCAGCGGTGAGAGCCTCCAGGACTTTATGGAAGATTTCCCGGGCGTCAGCCGTGAGCAGATCATGGCCGTGCTCGAAGCTTCCGAGTCCCAACTCAACAAGCTGACACGCTAA
- a CDS encoding DUF6364 family protein → MKARISVTLDPTVNRKAKKLAARRGTTVSGLIESLLRHEAEPPKRPRVDAMIGSAVLRERGPENDPRFDRLSQKYLRG, encoded by the coding sequence ATGAAGGCTCGCATATCCGTGACACTGGACCCGACGGTGAACCGCAAGGCCAAGAAGCTGGCGGCGCGGCGGGGAACGACGGTGTCGGGATTGATCGAATCCCTCCTGCGCCATGAGGCCGAGCCCCCGAAGCGTCCCCGGGTGGACGCCATGATCGGCTCTGCCGTCTTGCGCGAACGCGGCCCGGAAAACGATCCGCGATTCGACCGCCTTTCCCAGAAATACCTGCGCGGATGA
- a CDS encoding type II toxin-antitoxin system VapC family toxin has protein sequence MRILVDTDVLLDVALAREAFVEASAAVLQWVDDGGEAAIAWHSIANCSYLLKSGGRNFLEMLLNLVEVAPVASDEARRALALPMSDLEDAMQASAALAWKADYIITRNLPDYRNSPVKAITPTAFLELAT, from the coding sequence ATGAGGATTCTGGTAGATACCGATGTGCTGCTGGATGTGGCCTTGGCGCGGGAGGCTTTTGTGGAGGCCAGCGCGGCGGTGCTCCAGTGGGTGGATGATGGCGGCGAGGCGGCGATTGCCTGGCATTCGATAGCCAATTGCTCTTACCTGCTGAAGTCCGGCGGGCGCAACTTTCTGGAAATGCTCCTCAATCTGGTGGAGGTGGCTCCGGTTGCCTCGGACGAGGCCCGGCGGGCGCTGGCGCTGCCCATGTCGGACTTGGAGGATGCCATGCAAGCGTCTGCAGCGCTTGCGTGGAAGGCGGATTACATTATCACCCGCAATTTGCCCGACTACCGGAACTCCCCGGTCAAAGCGATTACCCCGACTGCCTTTCTCGAATTGGCGACTTGA
- a CDS encoding recombinase family protein, which produces MNTTPSQKIVRCAIYTRKSVTEGLEQEFNTLDAQREAAEAFIASQRHEGWVALPEHYDDGGFTGGNTDRPALKALMADVEAGQVDCIVVYKVDRLSRSLLDFAMIMGALDKHDCSFVSVTQQFNTSHSMGRLTLNILLSFAQFEREIIAERTRDKIHSARRKGKWTGGPPILGYDVAPNGGRLLVNPEEAEQVRRIFEHYVESESLTATLRWANAEGLTTKSYTTRKGIRKEGRPFSKSSLHSLLTNVQYLGKVTLKTEVFDGEHEAIISHGLWKKAQARMEGRSVLERRPERNKTHALLRGLLYAEPDGVPMYHSFTTKNNRHYRYYVHRDVIKRADTPGTTRTVPAGDIEAFVLEKIKVIGQSEQLAAETIRQARLRRADQLSEWEADARQLRSAAARTEQEIHRLAGANDEEAVVKLASLQDRLAREQGRLAEVNRCIENINTETLDERALVRALSDFDGIWDALRGEERVKLMHLLIQRVGYNAQSGEVQIDFHPSGLNDFILRQAS; this is translated from the coding sequence ATGAATACAACGCCTTCACAGAAAATCGTCCGCTGCGCCATCTACACCCGCAAGTCCGTCACCGAGGGGCTGGAGCAGGAGTTCAACACACTCGATGCCCAGCGCGAAGCCGCCGAGGCCTTCATCGCCAGCCAGCGCCACGAGGGCTGGGTGGCACTCCCCGAGCACTACGACGACGGCGGCTTCACCGGCGGCAACACCGACCGCCCCGCATTGAAAGCTCTCATGGCCGATGTCGAGGCCGGGCAGGTCGATTGCATCGTGGTCTACAAGGTGGACCGCCTCTCGCGCAGCCTGCTGGATTTTGCTATGATCATGGGGGCGCTCGACAAGCACGACTGCTCCTTTGTCTCGGTAACCCAGCAGTTCAATACGTCGCATTCGATGGGGCGATTGACCCTGAATATTCTCCTCTCCTTCGCCCAGTTCGAGCGCGAGATCATTGCCGAGCGCACCCGCGACAAGATCCACTCGGCCCGCCGCAAAGGCAAGTGGACCGGAGGCCCGCCCATCTTGGGCTACGATGTCGCTCCCAACGGCGGACGCCTGCTGGTCAACCCGGAGGAAGCCGAACAGGTGCGCCGGATTTTTGAGCACTACGTGGAGAGTGAGTCCCTCACCGCCACCCTGCGTTGGGCCAACGCCGAGGGCTTGACCACGAAAAGCTATACCACGCGCAAGGGCATCCGCAAAGAGGGACGGCCCTTCAGCAAGTCCAGCCTGCACAGCCTCCTGACCAACGTCCAGTACTTAGGAAAGGTCACCTTGAAGACAGAGGTCTTCGACGGCGAGCACGAGGCCATCATTAGCCACGGCCTCTGGAAGAAAGCGCAGGCCCGCATGGAGGGACGCAGCGTGCTCGAGCGCCGCCCCGAGCGCAACAAGACCCACGCCCTCCTGCGCGGGCTTCTCTACGCCGAGCCCGATGGCGTCCCAATGTACCACAGCTTTACCACCAAGAACAACCGCCACTACCGCTACTATGTTCACCGCGACGTAATCAAGCGGGCCGACACCCCCGGCACCACCCGCACCGTACCTGCCGGGGACATCGAAGCCTTCGTCCTCGAAAAGATCAAGGTGATCGGCCAAAGCGAACAACTCGCCGCCGAGACCATCCGGCAGGCCCGCCTGCGCCGGGCCGATCAGTTGAGCGAATGGGAGGCCGACGCCCGCCAATTGCGCAGCGCCGCCGCCCGCACCGAACAGGAAATCCACCGTCTGGCGGGAGCCAACGACGAAGAGGCCGTGGTCAAGCTTGCGTCCCTTCAAGACCGCCTCGCCCGCGAGCAGGGACGGCTGGCCGAAGTCAATCGGTGTATTGAAAACATCAATACAGAAACCCTTGACGAACGGGCGCTGGTCCGGGCATTGAGCGACTTTGACGGCATCTGGGACGCCCTGCGCGGAGAGGAACGGGTCAAACTCATGCACCTGTTGATCCAGCGCGTCGGCTACAACGCCCAATCCGGCGAGGTCCAGATCGACTTTCATCCCAGCGGTCTGAACGATTTTATTCTGCGGCAGGCATCATGA
- a CDS encoding DUF2924 domain-containing protein, producing MDTLQLTTEIRALRQMSVGELRARYAEVFGEKNRSRNKDYLVRRIAWRIQADTSGGISERARLRAQELANEADLRVCHTERKTLAQRPAQQTVTEALRAPYSPARDPRLPPPGTVLTREFKGQTISVLVEHDSFRWNGQQFKSLSAIAREVTGKSWNGFIFFKCAQQS from the coding sequence ATGGACACCCTACAATTAACCACAGAAATCCGCGCCCTGCGCCAGATGAGCGTCGGGGAGCTTCGCGCCCGGTACGCCGAGGTCTTCGGGGAGAAAAACCGCTCCCGCAACAAGGACTACCTCGTGCGCCGCATCGCCTGGCGCATCCAGGCCGACACCTCCGGCGGCATCAGCGAACGCGCCCGGTTACGGGCGCAGGAACTGGCCAACGAGGCCGACCTGCGCGTCTGCCACACCGAGCGGAAAACACTCGCGCAGCGACCCGCGCAACAAACCGTGACCGAGGCGCTCCGCGCTCCCTACAGCCCGGCGCGTGATCCGCGCCTGCCGCCCCCCGGCACCGTGCTCACGCGGGAGTTCAAGGGACAGACGATCAGCGTATTGGTCGAGCATGACAGCTTTCGCTGGAACGGTCAGCAGTTCAAATCCCTTTCCGCCATCGCCCGCGAAGTCACCGGCAAATCCTGGAACGGTTTTATCTTCTTTAAATGCGCCCAACAATCATGA
- a CDS encoding sigma-70 family RNA polymerase sigma factor has protein sequence MSQNQYPGVDARLVSSVRSKSQRLIGRYGIRPEDLDDLHQEWIVRVIQTPEYANRDHPRFTTYIGRIIDRLLIAEIRRRESEKRSYALEAYSLDDYLDQSEAEQTRQELVCEEDYLSAFGNRFTDLRETVANRQDVAAFLAELPSDLRSLALFLRDNPIEHYSHVVGISRATAFRRLQKLRQAACAFFSEKT, from the coding sequence TTGTCACAGAATCAGTACCCGGGCGTCGATGCCCGCCTCGTTTCCAGTGTTCGTAGCAAAAGCCAGCGGCTGATCGGTCGCTACGGTATCCGCCCGGAGGACTTGGACGATCTCCATCAGGAGTGGATCGTTCGTGTGATCCAGACCCCTGAATACGCGAACCGGGATCATCCCCGGTTCACCACCTATATCGGGCGGATCATCGACCGCCTGCTCATCGCTGAAATCCGCCGCCGTGAAAGTGAGAAGCGAAGCTATGCGCTGGAAGCATACTCGCTCGATGATTACCTCGATCAGTCCGAGGCCGAGCAAACCCGGCAAGAACTCGTGTGCGAGGAGGATTACCTGAGCGCTTTCGGCAACCGCTTCACGGATTTGCGGGAGACGGTCGCCAACCGGCAGGATGTGGCGGCTTTCCTTGCCGAGTTGCCCAGTGACCTGCGGAGCCTCGCGTTGTTTCTGAGAGATAACCCGATTGAGCATTATTCCCATGTGGTGGGGATATCCCGGGCAACGGCTTTCCGGCGGCTGCAAAAGCTCAGGCAAGCCGCCTGTGCATTTTTCTCTGAAAAAACCTGA
- a CDS encoding ATP-binding protein, giving the protein MFKKAKRTQAKIKLAITGPAGSGKTYSALRLARGLVGPGGKIALIDTENGSASLYSEQFDFDVLNLEPPFEDASFIEGIQGAVNAGYEALIIDSASHFWEAILDYKDKLDRRGGNSFTNWNEAGKHFKGVLNAVLHSPIHVIACLRSKTEYIIETNERGRVVPRKVGLAPVMRDGIEYEFTTVFDIDLSHQAATSKDRTGLFTDKVFQVTEETGQQIAGWLTATGGQAAPEAPSTQPAPAAKPVPASHPADSGKPATDQQIKNIEALWQRLGYGQEQRQKLFQWLDAEALKGAENWTDLTQEQAARAIGFLSKKASEGGAA; this is encoded by the coding sequence ATGTTCAAGAAAGCGAAACGCACCCAGGCGAAGATCAAACTCGCCATCACCGGCCCGGCTGGCAGCGGCAAGACCTATTCGGCCCTGCGTCTGGCGCGGGGACTGGTCGGCCCCGGCGGCAAGATCGCCCTCATCGACACCGAAAACGGCTCGGCCTCCCTCTACAGCGAGCAGTTCGACTTCGACGTGCTCAATCTGGAGCCGCCCTTCGAGGACGCCTCCTTTATCGAAGGTATTCAGGGGGCGGTGAACGCAGGCTACGAGGCCCTCATCATCGACTCGGCCAGCCATTTTTGGGAGGCCATCCTCGACTACAAGGACAAGCTCGACCGGCGTGGCGGCAATTCCTTCACCAACTGGAATGAGGCCGGAAAGCACTTCAAGGGCGTGCTCAACGCGGTGCTGCATTCGCCCATCCACGTCATCGCCTGCCTGCGCTCCAAAACCGAATACATCATCGAGACCAACGAACGGGGCCGCGTCGTCCCGCGCAAAGTCGGCCTGGCCCCCGTCATGCGTGACGGCATCGAGTACGAGTTCACCACCGTCTTCGACATCGACCTGTCCCATCAGGCGGCGACCTCGAAAGACCGCACCGGCCTGTTCACCGACAAGGTCTTTCAGGTCACGGAGGAAACCGGCCAGCAGATTGCCGGGTGGCTGACGGCCACTGGCGGGCAGGCTGCTCCTGAAGCCCCCTCTACCCAACCGGCTCCTGCCGCCAAACCCGTCCCGGCGTCGCACCCTGCCGACTCCGGCAAGCCCGCCACCGATCAGCAGATCAAAAACATTGAGGCCCTCTGGCAGCGGCTGGGGTATGGGCAAGAGCAGAGGCAAAAGCTCTTCCAGTGGCTCGACGCCGAGGCGCTCAAGGGGGCGGAAAACTGGACGGACCTGACGCAGGAGCAGGCTGCCCGCGCCATCGGCTTTCTCAGCAAGAAGGCGTCGGAAGGGGGGGCGGCATGA
- a CDS encoding siphovirus Gp157 family protein → MKLYETYLALEQLWEQVEDILSGDVSENHDGSPVTPDDALDWIEQALARIEDERDVKALNIACLVKNFRAEAEALKQEKLRLQRRQQAAEKTAERLTGYLEQFLEPGTRLKDARATIGWRKSEAVNCWSDPGLLPSEFQRVKVEPDIAAIKAALKQDQEVPGAELQLKNHIQIR, encoded by the coding sequence ATGAAGCTGTACGAAACGTATCTCGCCCTTGAGCAGCTCTGGGAGCAGGTCGAGGACATCCTGAGCGGGGATGTATCCGAAAACCATGACGGTAGCCCCGTCACCCCGGACGATGCGCTCGACTGGATCGAGCAGGCGCTGGCCCGCATCGAGGATGAACGCGATGTCAAGGCGCTCAACATCGCCTGCCTGGTGAAAAACTTCCGGGCCGAGGCCGAAGCGCTCAAGCAGGAAAAGTTGCGCCTGCAGCGCCGTCAGCAGGCGGCGGAAAAGACCGCCGAACGCCTCACCGGGTACCTGGAGCAGTTTCTCGAACCGGGCACCCGCCTGAAGGATGCCCGGGCCACCATCGGCTGGCGCAAGTCCGAGGCCGTCAACTGCTGGAGCGATCCGGGGCTGCTCCCGTCCGAGTTCCAGCGCGTGAAAGTTGAGCCCGACATCGCCGCCATCAAAGCCGCCTTGAAGCAGGACCAGGAGGTGCCGGGGGCCGAGCTTCAGCTAAAAAACCACATCCAAATCCGTTAG
- a CDS encoding DUF669 domain-containing protein: protein MKYTSQNADNFPRFVPNGDYLVTVVEASETFSKAGDEMIKLKLEVEGHGVHLYDYLVATESSFWKIDTFRKAIGDRVVEGEEVNLTAAALEGRQGYARLRIEEYQGKKNNRVELWITDRAPNATTARSNPPAQAQPEDDDVPF, encoded by the coding sequence ATGAAATACACCTCTCAAAACGCCGACAATTTCCCGCGCTTCGTTCCCAACGGCGACTACCTGGTCACCGTGGTCGAGGCTTCCGAGACCTTCTCCAAAGCCGGGGATGAAATGATCAAACTCAAGCTCGAGGTGGAGGGCCATGGCGTCCATCTCTATGACTACCTCGTCGCCACCGAATCGAGCTTCTGGAAGATCGACACCTTCCGCAAGGCCATTGGTGACCGGGTAGTCGAGGGCGAGGAAGTCAACCTCACCGCCGCCGCCCTCGAGGGCCGTCAGGGCTATGCCCGGCTCCGCATCGAGGAATACCAGGGCAAGAAAAACAACCGGGTGGAGCTATGGATCACGGACCGTGCGCCGAATGCCACCACCGCCCGCAGCAACCCGCCCGCGCAGGCTCAACCGGAGGATGACGATGTCCCGTTTTGA
- a CDS encoding DEAD/DEAH box helicase has product MSRFDLRPYQQEFLAAVRRDFREHDHLLGVAATGSGKTILASELMRGWNGNCLFLADAQELVHQNADKFFRYAGEFAGVEMADSKALLGDRVVVATTQSICRRLDKWPRDYFGLVIVDEAHRNTLGAMAAQVLLHFESAKVLGVTATPFRSDRRQLGSFYEKISVEIGLARLIKEGWLSRILIKSVPLPVDLSQVRTTAGDYNEGDLGEAIVPHLRQAARLIAEHAHGRRTVAFLPLIATSQAFVQACHEEGIRAVHVDGNDREGLRAYERGEFDLVSNASLLSTGWDHPPTDCVFILRPTKSLSLFQQMVGRGTRIAEGKENLLLLDPLFLTDDHSLIKPARLIARSQSNAADLSERLSGGGEVDLLEAEESVVQDRESKLAEKLRLTAKRKARTVDAIEFCLSLHAVDAADYEPELSWECKPPSDRQLEALARAGFDTDSIVYRGHASKILDLLFTRRDMKLATPKQLAWLRKTGHPSPETATFDEASEWLSDCFGEGRAV; this is encoded by the coding sequence ATGTCCCGTTTTGACCTTCGCCCCTACCAGCAGGAGTTTCTCGCCGCCGTGCGCCGGGACTTCCGCGAGCACGATCATCTCCTTGGCGTCGCGGCCACCGGCTCTGGCAAGACCATCCTCGCCTCCGAACTGATGCGCGGGTGGAACGGCAACTGCCTGTTCTTGGCCGACGCGCAGGAGCTGGTCCACCAGAACGCCGACAAGTTCTTTCGCTACGCCGGGGAATTCGCCGGGGTGGAAATGGCCGACTCGAAAGCCCTTCTTGGGGACCGTGTCGTTGTCGCCACTACGCAGAGTATCTGCCGTCGCCTCGACAAGTGGCCACGGGATTACTTCGGTCTCGTGATCGTTGATGAGGCCCACCGCAACACGCTGGGCGCGATGGCCGCGCAGGTGCTGTTGCACTTTGAGTCGGCCAAGGTGCTCGGGGTGACGGCCACCCCGTTCCGTTCCGACCGCCGCCAACTCGGCAGCTTTTATGAGAAGATTTCCGTCGAGATCGGACTGGCTCGTCTGATCAAGGAAGGCTGGCTCTCGCGCATCCTCATCAAAAGCGTGCCTTTGCCAGTGGACTTGTCGCAGGTGCGCACCACGGCGGGCGATTACAATGAGGGGGATCTGGGCGAAGCCATTGTGCCCCACCTGCGGCAGGCCGCGCGGCTGATTGCCGAGCACGCCCATGGGCGTCGCACCGTCGCCTTCCTCCCGCTCATCGCCACCAGCCAGGCCTTCGTGCAGGCCTGCCATGAGGAAGGCATCCGCGCCGTCCACGTCGATGGTAACGACCGCGAGGGACTGCGGGCCTACGAGCGGGGCGAATTCGATCTCGTTTCCAATGCTTCGCTGCTCTCCACCGGCTGGGACCACCCGCCCACCGATTGCGTCTTCATCCTTCGCCCCACGAAAAGCCTGTCGCTGTTCCAGCAGATGGTCGGGCGCGGCACGCGCATCGCAGAGGGAAAGGAAAACCTCCTGTTACTCGATCCGTTGTTTTTGACGGACGATCACTCGCTGATCAAACCGGCCCGGCTCATTGCCCGTTCGCAGTCCAATGCCGCCGACCTGAGTGAGCGGCTGTCCGGGGGTGGCGAGGTCGATCTTCTGGAGGCCGAAGAGAGCGTGGTGCAGGACCGGGAGTCAAAACTCGCGGAAAAATTGCGCCTGACCGCGAAGCGGAAGGCCCGCACGGTCGATGCCATCGAGTTCTGTCTCAGCCTGCACGCAGTGGATGCGGCGGACTATGAGCCGGAGTTGTCGTGGGAGTGCAAGCCGCCCAGCGACCGCCAACTGGAAGCGCTCGCCCGCGCCGGGTTCGACACCGACAGCATCGTGTATCGCGGGCACGCCTCGAAGATCCTCGACCTGCTCTTCACGCGCCGGGACATGAAGCTGGCCACGCCCAAGCAACTGGCCTGGCTGCGCAAGACCGGGCATCCCAGTCCGGAGACCGCGACATTCGACGAAGCCAGCGAATGGCTCTCGGACTGTTTCGGTGAAGGGAGGGCCGTGTAA
- a CDS encoding AAA family ATPase, with protein sequence MALRYTSAPAIPTDFRQVAESVLGPVDWIDEHSGYCACPGAHRHTTPSRERDCRVYLDADNGHAPTVHCFHDSCQEEVAAANFALRSTLGKVAVQAGDHHEFVRRQNGFDSGTDPFETFLKACFEADDILSLAPGTLPDGETRPIPEHGGINVFTRDQWLEKVSAKGGIERLFSTRHGLYIRINPVTPKSNGSDKDVTAFRHTLIESDRIPKAEQERILRDSGLPIAALIDSGGHSIHAWVRVEANSRDEYHARRERLWQSLPEGFVIDSQNRNPSRFSRCPGGRRGDAVQKLLAVNLGPPSFEAWEREGDGLGLAEPLRVSQLGDYDTTNDPNNVLGNRWLCRGGSLVIVGQSGIGKSSFSMQLAVMWALGLPVFNIRPVRPLKSLIIQAENDIGDLAEMYQGVRIGMGLNDSHRPLLEENIIFYRDTIHSGADFAKTVDVLIQRHKPDLVWGDPLLNYIGDDASQQKVISEFCGRQLNPISERTGIIWCFMHHTGKPPSDSKARSHWTGSDYAYSGLGSSALTNWAREVAVLMRAKTPDGQPPTFRFELCKRRRRAGMMDTQGNASEAIFVRHGQTGICWQQCPEPKQEESTGKYTIGGKSPRGGRPKSLETPITEFEHMEQLTREQEADLSAKYAISASTLRRRWREHQLGQGGQQ encoded by the coding sequence ATGGCGCTGCGCTACACCTCCGCTCCGGCCATTCCCACCGACTTCCGGCAAGTGGCCGAGTCCGTGCTCGGGCCGGTGGACTGGATCGATGAGCACTCCGGGTACTGCGCGTGCCCGGGTGCCCACCGGCACACCACGCCCTCCCGCGAACGCGATTGCCGGGTCTATCTGGATGCCGACAACGGCCACGCGCCCACCGTCCACTGCTTTCATGACAGTTGTCAGGAGGAAGTCGCCGCCGCCAACTTTGCGCTGCGTTCCACCCTCGGCAAAGTCGCGGTCCAGGCGGGCGATCATCACGAGTTCGTCCGCCGTCAAAACGGTTTTGACAGCGGGACAGACCCCTTCGAGACCTTCCTCAAGGCGTGCTTCGAAGCGGATGATATCCTCTCGCTCGCGCCGGGTACCTTGCCCGATGGGGAGACCCGGCCCATCCCCGAGCATGGTGGTATCAACGTTTTCACCCGTGATCAGTGGCTGGAGAAGGTCAGCGCCAAGGGTGGTATCGAACGGCTGTTCTCCACGCGGCATGGTCTTTACATCCGCATCAACCCGGTCACTCCGAAATCCAACGGCTCAGACAAAGATGTGACGGCCTTCCGGCACACCCTGATCGAGAGTGACCGCATCCCCAAGGCCGAACAGGAACGCATCCTGCGCGACAGCGGGCTGCCCATTGCCGCCCTCATAGACTCGGGCGGGCACAGCATCCATGCCTGGGTGCGCGTCGAGGCCAACTCACGCGATGAATACCACGCCCGGCGCGAACGCCTGTGGCAGTCGCTCCCCGAAGGCTTCGTTATCGACAGTCAGAACCGCAACCCCTCGCGCTTCTCGCGTTGTCCGGGTGGCCGTCGTGGGGATGCCGTCCAGAAACTCCTTGCCGTCAATCTCGGCCCGCCGTCCTTCGAGGCATGGGAGCGCGAGGGCGACGGGCTGGGACTGGCCGAGCCCCTACGCGTGTCCCAACTCGGGGACTACGATACCACCAATGACCCCAACAACGTGCTGGGCAACCGCTGGCTGTGCCGGGGCGGCAGTCTCGTCATTGTGGGCCAGTCCGGCATCGGAAAATCGTCCTTCTCCATGCAGCTCGCGGTCATGTGGGCGTTGGGCCTGCCCGTGTTCAACATTCGGCCCGTGCGCCCCCTCAAAAGCCTGATCATCCAAGCCGAGAACGACATTGGCGATCTGGCCGAGATGTACCAGGGCGTTCGTATCGGCATGGGCTTGAACGACAGCCACCGCCCCCTGTTGGAGGAGAATATCATCTTCTACCGCGACACGATTCATAGCGGGGCGGATTTCGCCAAGACGGTTGACGTGCTCATCCAGCGCCACAAACCGGACCTCGTTTGGGGCGACCCCTTACTCAACTACATCGGGGACGACGCCAGCCAGCAGAAAGTGATTTCCGAGTTCTGCGGACGGCAGCTCAATCCGATCTCCGAGCGCACCGGCATCATCTGGTGCTTCATGCACCACACCGGCAAGCCGCCCTCCGACTCGAAGGCCCGCAGCCATTGGACGGGATCGGACTACGCTTACAGCGGTCTCGGCTCCTCCGCACTCACCAACTGGGCGCGTGAGGTGGCCGTGCTCATGCGGGCAAAGACACCGGATGGCCAGCCCCCGACATTCCGCTTCGAGCTGTGCAAGCGCCGTCGCCGCGCCGGGATGATGGACACCCAGGGCAATGCCTCCGAGGCCATCTTCGTTCGCCATGGCCAGACCGGGATCTGCTGGCAGCAGTGCCCGGAGCCGAAACAGGAGGAGTCCACCGGCAAGTACACCATCGGTGGCAAATCTCCACGCGGGGGGCGTCCCAAGTCCCTGGAGACTCCCATCACCGAGTTCGAGCACATGGAGCAGCTGACCCGAGAACAGGAAGCTGACCTGTCCGCCAAATACGCCATCTCGGCCTCCACGCTGCGCCGCCGCTGGCGTGAACACCAACTGGGCCAAGGAGGACAGCAATGA